One Drosophila teissieri strain GT53w chromosome X, Prin_Dtei_1.1, whole genome shotgun sequence genomic window, ttttgtttaatagtTTTCATTGCGTTTCTATATGAAACCCATTTTTtgttcaacttttttttttcaaatgtgttGGTTATTTTTAGCtggaatttgaataattttttcaGCTACAGCAATGCTACTCCAGTTTTTCTGGGTGGCCGCTCTCTGGAATTCCATCTTCACTCGATTTCTTCAAGCTGCATTACTCGtgaaaataaagcaaacaaatatgGGTACAGTTTTACAGTCAATATGCacgaaatattaaaataaaaaaaataattattttgaaaaaaatgtttctgcTTAACCGAGctcaattttcattaaattttgaGCAGCTAAGAAACTAACCAAAAACCGTCGAGAACCGCAAGTTCATCAAAAGGAGTGCAGCCTGTTGGCAAAGAGTGGCCCGCAAGTGCAAAGAAAAAATCCGTGGAATTcgcttttcggttttgtttttggtacTAAAAATTGATGGGCTCTGGTTTTTGCGCTTTTGGTCATAAATATTGCTGCTTTGTGTTGAAAAACATTTATGGAAATGTATAAAACATCTGGACACAATGCTGAAAGCCAATCAAAGCCATTAATTAACCATAAATGACCACTAAGCGAAACTACGGAGCGCCAAAGAACTACGtgcttttcaatttcccaTTAACGAGATCATCAAATTCGACTTTTCTCCAGTGGAAAAGTGCCGATGCTTCGATGCTCTCAGCATTGCTGATATTTAAATCCGGAAACGGTCACTCGCACTTCATTGGCATGCTCGTCACGTGTTTTTCGAAATGTCCTGCTAAGTCTCTTCCCTCTCACTCTGCTTCCCTCTCGCTCTACTTCGCTCTACCcatctctctctttctctctctctctctctgtctgtctctTGAATTGCCAGTCCTCATTATTGACTTTAAAAAGGTGATGAGAAATCAGCTTGATTCCTAAGAAATGTCGttccttcctttttttggaTATATCACGCATACGACAAGTGCGCCACACTAGAACGTTATTTGGTAACAATTACATTACAAGCGAGTATCATTAGATCAGCGAATTGCAAATGAAGAATGGGAATCAGAACTTCTTATGGAAGACTTTGACAATTGCCCATTTTCCCTAAATTTCCACACTAAGGAAAAACTAGCAGATGCCTAATTAACAAACTGGTATTACTTACTCATCAAAAAGGTAACATTGTTACACTTTAGTAGTTTGAAATCCCTATTCTATCAATGGCACATTCGCCGCAGCTTGCAACTGGAGTGTCCTTGCTGTCCTTGTTGGTCGGGTTTGTTGTTGTATGCGTTGTTGTTAATATTGTTGTAAATGTTGTTGTAAACGTTGTTGTTGAACGCTGCTGTTCCTGTCACGATAAGATGACTTGAGCTCGCGCATATTTCATGTGACTGCCGCTTTCGCCGAGTTCGCCCATCTCCGTGCggatttgaatatttaaataaactgcTCACTggtgtgttgttgtgttgATGTGTTGTTGTACTGTTGAAATTGTTGTTGTCACTCGCATTGCGGCTGTTTAATTGTCATTTCGTGTGCAGCAACCGAAATgccaaataaacacaaatttacGCAGGCGACCGATTGACGTgcaagagtgtgtgtgtgagtaagATGTGCACAGTGGTTGATACGGACTaccaaatattatatattaagacaataaaaaaaatatattttttttaattaaggtCATTTTCTTATACGTAATTTTGATAAAAACCACCAATAAAACTAACATAACTAGAAATAAAAACTGATCCACAAAGTTAAAAAATTTACATTAGaatctttctctctcttttttgtttaaattataataaacttttgctgtgttttttttaaacagaCAGAGTCTACAACCaatatatatgatataaaataaaagttattaatAGATTATGGTATTTATGGTTGCGACTGTCGCTTTGCATTGCAAATGACAACCTTGAACCGCCAATTGCATTTTGGAGGCTGCCAATTCGATTTGAACCGTGACTGGTTTCGGCCAGAATTGCAATCGCCGCTGGAGCGTATCATTgttaacttggccaaattaTATCAGCGATGTGTTGGCCGTTTTGGCCCTTtttgtgctgtgtgtgtgctgaaaTTGCCGCCTCAATTTCGCCGCTGGCCTTTCGAAAATGAAATTCGCAAACGGTGcaagtgaaaatgaaatgttagctgaattttccttttggcaaaatcgaaagaataaatataaaagaaaaaaaatgtgtgaaattgttgattttattgtcGTTTGATTGGACTTTTGAGAACTTATAGTTAGCACtttgaaaactatttaatattgatttatatGTAGGAAGTTATTGCAcacgaaatatattttttaataaaatgttacgattttataaactttaatgttaaaaacaattagttatctATAACTCTTTCTTTTGGAATTTTCTGCTGAAATGTTCGCCGAGAAAGCCGAGAAACGCCAACAAATTGCCACCAATGACCACGTAGAAGGCCAACTGCAGATCGCCAATAGTTAGGACCCTCACCAGCTCAGATTCGGCATCCGCCTGAAGGATGCTCAATCTCAATTTGATATCCACCCTGGTCTTCTCGTCCTGAATCCATTTGACAATCAGTCCAGCATTCAGGAATCTCAACAGCAGCGCATTAATGGCATCTTCCCATGGAGAATCCCGGGGCATCACATACGAGATGGTATAATACTTGGGGCACTCGGGAACCACCCAAATCTGATGGAGCAGCGTGAATCGCGATGATTCCAATATCAAGGAGGTGTATCTGGAGACGCCAGCCTTGTTCCTAAACTTGGCCACCTCATCGATGACATCCGCACGTAAATCTCGATTCCAGCTGAGTTTATTATTGAGACTGGCGAACAATGGCGATGTTTCGCTGAAGAACAGATCATCCGCCATGGAGGAGTATTTGTACACCACCCTCAAGCCACTTTCATCCAACTCCTGCATGGTATTTATATCCCTATAGTACAATGGATGTATGTACACCGTGGCCAAACTCGACTCGAAAATGGCGCCAAAAATCACGCTCACCAAGCAGAGGGTACCAATGAACATCCTTTCGGCATAGCTCGCTGGCAAGTGACTCAGATTGAGTCGCACCCAAACCACCCATGTATCGACTACAATGCCCACTGCCTGTCGCAAAAGATGCTGATTGCCCAGACTGACTATCCTCAGTTTCAGATTAATCAATCTCAGTGTTAGCCAAATCAGAGCACAAGCAAATGCGGTCAGCACGAATCCCAGCCAAATATCATAGCCCACTGCGAATATGGGCAGTATCGATTGCGGTATGCGACTGGCTTTCGGCACATATATGCACAACTCGTCGTCGTAAACGGCCACTGTGAAGTCCATGTACTGCTGCACCAGGTAATCCTTGACGAAGAATCCCGTGAGGCAAATGTCCAGGCCATCGTTGATGATCGAGCCTATGGCGCCGTTGTAGCTCCCATTTGCATAGCGTTCACTGTTCCGAAGTAAATGATGGCATATAATATCATGCAACATATAGAGTTTTTGTTGAGAGAATTACCCAAAATAGTTCTTTTCCGGCTGCTGCAGTAGCATGGTGAAGTTCAATCGCTCCCTGAGCATTTGGGCCACCTGGAAGTCCACGCCAGTGACGCTCGTCAGCAAACCGGATTTGGCATCGAATTCCGGACGAGTGTAGACGGACTTGAACATCTGAATCCGCAGTGGATAACCAGCCATGTCGCGGAAGAGCAGTTTATCCAGGGTCTCCGATCCGTAATATCGCACCAAACGTCCAAAGGCGGAATCGCGTCGCTTGAAGGGATCATAGATCCAAATGCCGTCTCTGGTTAGGAAAAAGCGATTGTAGATCTTGTGCTGCATCCACAACTCTCGACAGCTGCCCTCCAGACGCAGTTGCTCAGCGTGGGACAGGTCCTTGTCCTGATCCGCCAGGATGTAGAAGAAAGTACTAGCCTTCTGAATCGGTGCTGCGGCTCCGCGATTGGTCAAAAGTAGATCTAGACTCATCACCAGCACTAGATTTTTCCCACCAAAAGGAACGTCCATCCAAAAGCGATTTTCCTGGTATGTGACGATGCTCAGCGGCATTTCCGTACGATGCAGAAACCAGCGGACATAGGGATTCTCCTCGTCCCGATGGTCGTGACCCGCGCGCAGCCAAAGTTCCAGCTGGTGCAAATCCCTGGTGGGCTCCACCAGCAGGCCATCCAACTGGGTCAAGTTCGGGGTTTTGTCCAGCATGaagagcaggaaaagcggCCCAAGCACCGCCATTCGTATGGCGTTTGTTAGCACAAATGACTGGAGAAGTTGGCCAGTATCCTTACCAATCCTGTCCACAAGCTACAGCGGCCGATTCCTGTTTTGACACCtgcaattttgtttgtttgctcgcGCACAATTAGAGACTCGTTATGTCAGGTGTCTTGGGTCGTCCAGCTCTTAAGcaaacattattattataccctgCAATTTGGGGGGTTGGCTACCAGGGCGTCCCTCTCCCAGGGTCACCATTTAGATCCTAAATCTAGATGAAAAGTCccttaacaaatatttacaacatGATTTAAGAGCTCCACGTCCGTAAGTACTTAACTTGGGTGTATTTCTATGATTTAACAACTGAATTAATTTTAGCTAAATTGCGAGTAGTCTTCGTTATTGTAGGCTATTTAAAAACTATCTGCAACTctttgttaattttgtatttcgcaTCGGGACACCATTGTATCCTCTATTCCCATTGTTGTGCTTTTTCATTCATGGCCAAATCAAGTAGACTCGCCTGAACGCGGGAATCAAAGCAGAAGGCGAGGGGAAATTCGACGACGATTTTTCCCACAGCGAGATTTTCCGGTGCTCCAGCTAAGCGAAGCGACGGTTACACAGTGGTAAGTTATTGCCTTGAAAGTAGCATAATTGAACATATTtaacttaaataatatacacaaTATGTGTTTGCAGAAAAGAGCTTAAAATAACGAACTCAttcttaatttgtattaacCTTTCACACCAAATGCTTTCATCGTATGGACCactgtttcgcttttttcagCTTCCACTAAAAAGTTTCGTGTTCAACTCGACGTATCCTTGTTCAGGACCCCGTCGGCCGCCGTGTAcacaacatacatatattgataTTCATGCAGTGCCGCTTGTATATGGACACCGAGTGCCCAAGTGCCCGATGTCCGATAACCGCTGGCTGgtggagcaacaaaaaagcatCAATAAACTTCGTCTTGGGTAGTtttcgaaatgaaaaataaattgcaaaattgaaaaagcAATTCATCGCATTAGGAACGTGCAGTGAATGGAGGTGGATGTTGTGGTGCCACCGCCCCGAAGCGTCGACCATTGCCCATTGACAATGCCCCGGCGTTTTATCGTCTTTGTGCCAGGTGCGTCCTCCAGACAATGGACGAGCATCCTTGACCAGGACACGGTCCGCCCCGGCAGGACCAATGCCAGTTTCTTGGGGATATCTTCAAAATGTATGGGTAAGTCCAGAAAACTGATTCAGATATTAGGTACTATTTATAGAAGGTACTGTTTCAGCCATCAGCTGAAAAGTAGGCAATAGTATTGTTACTGTGTTTGCATGATAAAGATACTTTTCTTGCGACTTTCCTTTCCTGGTCTGATCTGCTTTGAAGCGCCATCTACCACTGGTAATACCGTCAGCTGCAGTTACCCACTTTCTCCATATCATCTGGATGGCCTTCATCACTCCCGGTTTCCTTTTCATTTGTGAAATTCTTCGACCGCGCACTGCATTCAACACAAACGAGCTGAGCTTTTATGGCCGAGcgataaaatcaaattgaagtTCTTTTCCGGCACTTCGCAGGAGGGAGTGAAAGAGAGAGTGATGAACGGCAAGAAAGAGATGGGTAAAGTGGGTGCAACGTTTCACCCATTTAGTATTATGACGAACAGTGGTGGACACTGCGTGAATTACTGTACCCCAATATTGAAAATGATTTCGAAACTTTTGAGTGTTTTGAAACAGGAAAAATCGTCTTTATAGTGCAGTTTGCTtggtaaatataatattataataatataattttagcTCATAACATCTTCTTTAGGTACAATCAAGAAAGTTGTACCCTAGTTAGGTACAGCAAGTACCTTTCCCCGCACTGATGACGTTGAACTGTGTGCACTTGAGTGAGCGAATAAGAGTGAGATGTGCGTAGgtaagaagcagcagcagaaagtTGGAAAATTCAAGGGGGGGATTGGAAAATGCGAGGAAAACTGCAGCGAGGAGGCGATGAAATCATTTGTAACCTGGCAcgtgaaaatgaaatttttgagCGAGCATCAGCTTGAAATTCGATTGGCCATTGTGGCGAAATGCGTTTTATACTCACGTTTTTACATTCCTATTATTTGCTTCCTGCATTCATTCTTAATGTGGtactattaaaaaaatatgtctCAATAGTAGTGACGACTAACAGATACCTTAGCAGCTTAATAAGATTTAAGACTGATATGgcggaaataaataaaaactctATATGATAAAGTAACAATACGAAATGTAACTAAAGTAAATAACTtaagtaaaagaaaaaacctGGATAATTATTCTTATCATTAAGCAGACAATAAAATATCATacaagtacgagtatataactataactattactatatattgttatatataatTGTTATGGCTTTGGCAAACACTTGGTAAAGTTTCCGAGAGATTTTGCAGCTCGCAGTTCCTAAATGAAATAACCAGCCAGAAAGTGGGGTGCTATTTGTAGTAGTCCCACTAAATTTAGCCACAATCTCTTACAGAAACCTGCTCTTAAGGCCATTACTTCCATTGcatttgctgcttttggcaacgcaaattgtttgccggccaaaaaaaagaaagggaaATAACGTGAAACGGGGCAAGCGAAGTGCAATCATGTCGGATCAAATGAACTGAACTTAACCAAGTCGAAATGGGTGCATTGCATTGGCCCAATTTCGATGGGATTACCTTCGGCCAGGCGAAGGAATCCTCCGGACTGCAGAATAAATGTTTCCAAAGTGGCCTTCAAGTAGGGGAAATTCTTGTAAAGTACAATTAACAAGTTTTCCGGCGTATATACTTGACTCCATATAGGaacatataataaatatttatagaaataaGAAAGCAATCGTTTTCAATATGGtgcttaattttatttaaaaatttaataatatgctTAGATAAATACTAGATATAgtcaacaagaaaaaaaatggtatgGCTAATGCTGGACTAGTCAGGGATCCGTTCCTACGACACATAACTACACTATCATATCATGATATCACTGCTCCATTTCCAGGCCAAAGGTGGCACGCATGCGCTCGAGGGTGGCGGCGGGGAAGCCCCGCTCGAGTAGCTGCCTCTCCGCCTGCGCTATCACATCCCGCATCGTGTCCAACATGACGGCGCTCTTCTTCAGCTGCCCGCTGACGAATTTGTGCCGGAAGCGCAGCTTGGCCTTCTTGATCTTGTTGTTGTAGCGGGACTTGCGACAGGACTCGGCCCTCTGGCGCTGGGCATCCTTCACCTCCGATCCAGAGCCGGAACCTGACCCGGAACCCGATCCCCGTTCCATGGCGATCTCCGTTTTCAGCGGCGGCGGTGCGCGGCGCTCCACAACAATGGGATTCTCCAGGAGCATCTGGTCCACATAGCGTTGCTCCTCGTCGGCGTAGTGCATCTTGAGGTGATGCAGCTGCTGGGACACCAGCTCCTCGATCTGCTCCGGCTtcgatgatgacgacgataCTGCTGATAAAGCGGGTGAGCTGCTCCCGTGATacggggcgtatacgtgaCCCATGGCCGCATAGCTCAAGGTAGGCAAGTATAGATGACTCCGTTCCATGGCGAATGTTCGATGTGACGTGTGACGTGGTCTGCTCTCTTCAAAGTTTCGGGTGCTAATGCTGTCGTAGAGGTCATGTCCGCCCAGTTTTATACCATTTCTCCAGGTAGTTTGCCATTGGGCGGCGGGTTATCCGCGGGTCCTACCTTCATGAATGGCGGTCATTGGGTTTTATGATCTTGTTTTCGTCCATCACCGCCTACCTGCATCCCGATTGGCCGACGAATCGCAGATATGTAAACAAAGGGATTAGGATTGCATCTACCTGATAATTggtcaaattttaaaaacaaatatcagGTGCGAGTAACCTCAGAATTACCGTACAATTCTGGGCTTacctatatgtacatattcacAAGCATATCCCCATAATATAAAAGATATGCAAAGCCACGAGATAATTTGACTGCATTTCACTGCTACTGATAAAGGTCAATAAATCCACAATAATCCCAAGGTCAAGCTGGACTACTAATATATATACCATCCGCTTATCGCCATCCGTTTGCCGATTGGCCTTATCTAGCCAAAATGTGTCAACAAATGTTGAGCAGTGTGGAAAATCAACCTGCTTGGGTAAATactagtatatacatatgccaaACTGGGGGATCAGCCGGCGTTATGAGATAAGAGGCCACATCGATTGTCATTCTACCTGTGAAAGTTGCTATTTGTCCACTCCGGATCAGTGGGTTCCATCTGGAAGTGGGTTTCCCAAAACAGGTAGCCATTTTAACGGGGTTACTTTCGTCATGGTGGCAAACAAGTTGCGGCTTGTTGTAGTGGGATTAACCCAGCAAACCGACCGCATTTAGtctgttaattaatttaacagCCCTCTTAATTATGAGGGGTTCAGCGACCTGCTTAGCAGGTTAAACCTTAAAGGGTTAAACCAGCAATCCCTTTGGCTAAGAGTAAAATGTAATAGAGTTTCACAAGGAATAAAATTGACTTCAAAGATAAATGTCCTAAAGCCAAAGTTCCAAATCATCCCATAAATGGTTGCTAGATTTCGATGATGTAAGATAATAGACAAAACGTACTTTAAACATGTACTTAACCACTAATCAATTCAATGCTAGGTTAGTAAAGTATTATGACCCTGCAAGTACCCAATATAGTTTCCACTAACCCcgttttttatgtattttaatttacaatcCCGCACATTGCCACTCGAATTACATAAGCGGCATAAATAACTCCTATAACTGGGtaattggcaaaacaattgaGTATTTTTAGTGACCGAAAGCAGTTTTAATTCGAAATCTCCCTTTCAGCCAGTTGGGGGTCAAGCTGTCAGCGGCAGACGGACaataatttttccatttttccaatttttcgcattttccattCGGCATTGTCCATTTGCCATGTGAACAATAAAATCGACAACGCTGCGTTCGGTTGGCAAATGAGAAAATATGCAGACaagtataattaaaaaaccatttataATCATTTTCGACCAAATCCCAATTGGCCACCCAAACCAAACCCCCCCCAGGAACACTTGAAGCCTGACAGTTTTGCAGCTCGAGGAGAGTGGAATAAAATAGAACAGAATGAGTTGGGAATGTCGATGCCCGAAATACCCTAGCTAAATTGAGTGACTTGAAGACAAATGTACTATTATTTCCAAATACTTAAATATCTAAGTAACTGCCGTTAGTTGCTATAAGGCTGCCATTTTTgtacaaataaaaaggcaTAGTGTATAATGCCTCAGCGAGGGTACTGCAAATCGAGGAGCAAGGCGACCATAAATACACGCACATCAAGGAGACTTCGCCACATCCCCCAAAACGACATTGAGTTTGAATTATGTCAGCGCAGCAATAAATTGTCCGaggcattaaattaaaatatatgtatagtgGATATCGTTTAAAGGAATGCTGCGAAAAAAACATTAGAAGGACGTACACACTTAAAATGCTCATTTTACTGCTAAATAGTAAAACAGTAAACAGATTTaagttaatatttaaaacttcGCCTGCTGTCTAACTCTGTATAACTTAAAGCCAAAACACCGACATATgtatgaaatttaatttattaaatgctttGAGTCTGcactttaaacatttttataaattacaatgtttatttattcgaATAAACTACAAAGTGTCTTCcataatttctattttttctataaattgtaataaaaaaatgtcGCTTTTCTGCTTGTGCTGATTTTTCTATCATTTTTTACATGTTCTtaacaaattggaaaacatttcaataCGACGCCTTGTCATTTACATAATCGTTTTACTGCAGCGTCTTTACAAATTTTTAGCATgcctttaaatatatttgtggcttgtatttaaatgtatttacatacTATGGAGAAAACCAGGTGGAATCTAGAATGGTACCTACTGTCCTACGTTGTATGAGGATGATTTCTTTCAAATTGAGTGGTGGAGATGCCTGCACATGGAATTTAACCGGAACAGCCACGACATCCACAGTGGACACACTCAACGATGCGACCCTCCTCCAGTTTGGATTTGGGCACCCGGCAGATGCAGTTCGTGCCGAAATTAGTGTCCCTCGTTTGAATGCAGCGCAGACAGCAGAGGTTCTCGTAGCCGGACTTCTTCCACTTGGCAATTAGATTGCCATCGGCGATCTTCTCCTTCAGACAGTAGTCGTATAATTCCCGGCTGATGGCTTTTCGGCGATAGAATAGATCGTAGATGTAGCGCGTCTTCTGGTGGTGGATCTTGAAAATGGGCCACAGGGATTCCGTAATTCGTTTGCCTTCATGCGGTTCCGTTTCGGCTGTTGAGAAGGGGTATAAATTATAAgaatgttttcaattttagaGAAGCCACGCTTGTTTTACCCTCGCGCATTTTCTGCTCCAGCTCTTCGAGGGTTGGTTCGATTAGCTCCCAACCATCTGGCGGCGGTTTGCGACTGCGGCGCACCTTGGGCATCTTCAAAATTCAGTTTACTAACTTCAAAACTCTCAAATTTATATTGCAAATGGTTAGTTTTACTTGAAAAAGATGGGCATTATTTCGCAAACAGCTGGCTACTTAGCGATGACACTCTGCACAAGAGCTGGCCAGAGTCGCACACTGTTATCGAGCACTCGCTATCGATAGTCAGTGTCTAAGCCGATTAGCGATAGCacttcattgtttttgttgttttcctttttggagacgcgtgtgtgtgttttgcgtgtgataatttatttattttcccgtTCCGTTTGTTTATGCACTATAATTTAAGTTCAGTTTTTAGCACAGGCGCAGGAgtaagtaaaatattaaaaacaagaaaagaatACGAG contains:
- the LOC122624925 gene encoding uncharacterized protein LOC122624925 — protein: MAVLGPLFLLFMLDKTPNLTQLDGLLVEPTRDLHQLELWLRAGHDHRDEENPYVRWFLHRTEMPLSIVTYQENRFWMDVPFGGKNLVLVMSLDLLLTNRGAAAPIQKASTFFYILADQDKDLSHAEQLRLEGSCRELWMQHKIYNRFFLTRDGIWIYDPFKRRDSAFGRLVRYYGSETLDKLLFRDMAGYPLRIQMFKSVYTRPEFDAKSGLLTSVTGVDFQVAQMLRERLNFTMLLQQPEKNYFGERYANGSYNGAIGSIINDGLDICLTGFFVKDYLVQQYMDFTVAVYDDELCIYVPKASRIPQSILPIFAVGYDIWLGFVLTAFACALIWLTLRLINLKLRIVSLGNQHLLRQAVGIVVDTWVVWVRLNLSHLPASYAERMFIGTLCLVSVIFGAIFESSLATVYIHPLYYRDINTMQELDESGLRVVYKYSSMADDLFFSETSPLFASLNNKLSWNRDLRADVIDEVAKFRNKAGVSRYTSLILESSRFTLLHQIWVVPECPKYYTISYVMPRDSPWEDAINALLLRFLNAGLIVKWIQDEKTRVDIKLRLSILQADAESELVRVLTIGDLQLAFYVVIGGNLLAFLGFLGEHFSRKFQKKEL
- the LOC122625190 gene encoding protein BUD31 homolog, with product MPKVRRSRKPPPDGWELIEPTLEELEQKMREAETEPHEGKRITESLWPIFKIHHQKTRYIYDLFYRRKAISRELYDYCLKEKIADGNLIAKWKKSGYENLCCLRCIQTRDTNFGTNCICRVPKSKLEEGRIVECVHCGCRGCSG
- the LOC122624834 gene encoding protein sisterless A; translated protein: MERSHLYLPTLSYAAMGHVYAPYHGSSSPALSAVSSSSSKPEQIEELVSQQLHHLKMHYADEEQRYVDQMLLENPIVVERRAPPPLKTEIAMERGSGSGSGSGSGSEVKDAQRQRAESCRKSRYNNKIKKAKLRFRHKFVSGQLKKSAVMLDTMRDVIAQAERQLLERGFPAATLERMRATFGLEMEQ